One Cellulomonas soli DNA window includes the following coding sequences:
- a CDS encoding SSI family serine proteinase inhibitor — MRRTWAGPLVVATLASATLLLAGCASGTSGSPTVTAPGTAPAGAPASPSTTATIVPAPDGSVVPGELTVEVDATGSGAVETWTLTCDPVGGSHPDPLGACLALGTPEGVAALAPVPASTMCTEIWGGPQTAHVTGTLDGEPVDATFSRTDGCQIARWDTLVAVLGTGGA, encoded by the coding sequence GTGCGACGGACCTGGGCCGGACCGCTGGTCGTGGCGACGCTCGCGTCCGCCACCCTGCTCCTCGCCGGGTGCGCCTCCGGGACCTCCGGCTCCCCCACCGTCACCGCACCCGGCACCGCACCCGCCGGGGCACCCGCGAGCCCGTCGACGACGGCCACGATCGTGCCCGCGCCCGACGGGTCGGTCGTCCCCGGTGAGCTCACCGTCGAGGTCGACGCCACCGGTTCCGGGGCCGTGGAGACCTGGACGCTGACCTGCGACCCGGTCGGCGGGAGCCACCCCGACCCGCTCGGCGCCTGCCTCGCGCTGGGCACCCCCGAGGGCGTCGCCGCGCTCGCCCCCGTACCTGCCTCGACCATGTGCACCGAGATCTGGGGCGGGCCGCAGACCGCACACGTCACGGGCACCCTCGACGGCGAGCCGGTGGACGCGACCTTCTCGCGGACCGACGGGTGCCAGATCGCCCGGTGGGACACCCTCGTCGCGGTCCTCGGGACGGGCGGGGCCTGA
- a CDS encoding 2,3-butanediol dehydrogenase — MRAVRYHGRGDVRLEEIPEPSLRPGAVRIAPAWTGICGTDLHLFQDGPLPPSPTAERPHPLSGETLPVVLGHEFSGVVLELGEGVEGLSVGEGVVVEPLLVCGACPSCRDGRYNGCDSMGFVGISGGGGGLAEQVVVDRRWVHPVGDLPLDEAALIEPLAVAVHAVRRAGVRAGDVVLVGGAGPIGLLVAAVARGLGATTVVSEVSAARKETALRTGAADVVLDPTQDDVPARVATMTDGRGADVAFVCAGVQPVLDAMVEAVRARGVVQVVAEFGARPAVDLSRVVLRELDVRGAIGYAGDHPTAIALVRDGKVDLRPFISARIEAADVVEQGYRVLVEQRDTVVKVLVRL, encoded by the coding sequence GTGCGTGCGGTCAGGTACCACGGCAGGGGAGACGTCCGGCTCGAGGAGATCCCCGAGCCGTCGCTGCGGCCGGGCGCGGTGCGTATCGCACCGGCGTGGACGGGCATCTGCGGCACGGACCTGCACCTGTTCCAGGACGGCCCGCTCCCGCCCTCGCCCACCGCCGAGCGGCCGCACCCGCTGTCGGGCGAGACGCTGCCGGTCGTGCTCGGGCACGAGTTCTCCGGCGTCGTGCTCGAGCTCGGTGAGGGCGTCGAGGGGTTGAGCGTCGGTGAGGGTGTCGTCGTCGAGCCGCTGCTGGTGTGCGGGGCGTGCCCCTCGTGCCGGGACGGCCGCTACAACGGGTGCGACTCGATGGGCTTCGTCGGCATCTCGGGCGGTGGCGGCGGGCTCGCCGAGCAGGTCGTGGTCGATCGCCGGTGGGTGCACCCGGTGGGCGACCTGCCGCTCGACGAGGCGGCGCTGATCGAGCCGCTGGCGGTCGCCGTGCACGCGGTGCGACGTGCGGGCGTGCGGGCGGGGGACGTGGTGCTGGTCGGCGGGGCGGGGCCGATCGGTCTGCTCGTCGCGGCGGTGGCGCGCGGTCTGGGCGCCACGACGGTCGTGTCGGAGGTGAGTGCGGCGCGCAAGGAGACGGCGTTGCGCACGGGCGCGGCCGACGTCGTGCTCGACCCCACGCAGGACGACGTGCCCGCCCGGGTCGCGACGATGACCGACGGTCGCGGGGCCGACGTGGCCTTCGTGTGCGCGGGCGTGCAGCCGGTGCTGGACGCGATGGTCGAGGCGGTCCGCGCCCGCGGGGTCGTGCAGGTCGTCGCGGAGTTCGGCGCGCGCCCTGCCGTGGACCTCTCGCGTGTGGTGCTGCGCGAGCTCGACGTGCGCGGGGCGATCGGCTACGCGGGGGACCACCCGACGGCGATCGCCCTGGTCCGCGACGGCAAGGTCGACCTGCGACCGTTCATCTCGGCGCGCATCGAGGCGGCGGACGTCGTCGAGCAGGGCTACCGGGTGCTCGTCGAGCAGCGCGACACGGTCGTCAAGGTGCTCGTCCGGCTCTGA
- a CDS encoding aspartate-semialdehyde dehydrogenase — protein MALNEAAAGLNVAVVGATGQVGAVMRRLLDERDFPVATIRYFASARSAGRTLPWRGTEVVVEDVETADLSGIDVALFSAGGGTSKVHAPRFAAAGALVVDNSSAWRLDPDVPLIVSEVNPGALADARKGIVANPNCTTMAAMPVLKVLHDEAGLRRLTVTTFQAVSGSGLAGATELDSQVRAAVEQDTLALVHDGAAVTFPEPVKYVAPIAFDVIPLAGSIVEDGSHETDEEQKLRNESRKILDIPQLLVAGTCVRVPVFTGHSLSINVEFDRPLSVERATELLADAPGVQLEDVPTPLKAAGIDPSLVGRIRQDQSIADGRGLALFVSNDNLRKGAALNAVQIAELVVADRLRGGVPA, from the coding sequence ATGGCGCTCAACGAGGCCGCTGCAGGGCTCAACGTCGCGGTGGTCGGCGCGACCGGACAGGTCGGCGCCGTCATGCGCAGGCTGCTCGACGAGCGCGACTTCCCGGTCGCGACGATCCGCTACTTCGCCTCGGCGCGCTCGGCCGGTCGCACGCTGCCCTGGCGCGGCACGGAGGTCGTCGTCGAGGACGTCGAGACCGCCGACCTGTCCGGCATCGACGTCGCGCTGTTCTCGGCCGGTGGCGGCACGAGCAAGGTGCACGCACCGCGGTTCGCCGCCGCCGGTGCGCTGGTGGTGGACAACTCCTCGGCCTGGCGCCTGGACCCCGACGTGCCGCTGATCGTGTCCGAGGTGAACCCGGGCGCGCTCGCCGACGCCCGCAAGGGCATCGTCGCGAACCCCAACTGCACGACCATGGCCGCCATGCCCGTGCTCAAGGTGCTGCACGACGAGGCCGGCCTGCGCCGGCTGACCGTGACCACGTTCCAGGCGGTCTCCGGCTCGGGTCTGGCCGGGGCCACCGAGCTCGACTCGCAGGTGCGTGCCGCCGTCGAGCAGGACACGCTCGCGCTCGTGCACGACGGCGCCGCGGTGACCTTCCCGGAGCCGGTCAAGTACGTCGCCCCGATCGCCTTCGACGTGATCCCGCTGGCCGGCTCGATCGTCGAGGACGGCTCGCACGAGACGGACGAGGAGCAGAAGCTGCGCAACGAGTCGCGGAAGATCCTCGACATCCCGCAGCTTCTGGTCGCGGGCACCTGCGTGCGCGTGCCGGTCTTCACCGGTCACTCGCTGTCGATCAACGTCGAGTTCGACCGGCCGCTGTCGGTCGAGCGGGCCACCGAGCTGCTGGCCGACGCCCCCGGCGTGCAGCTGGAGGACGTGCCCACCCCGCTCAAGGCCGCGGGCATCGACCCCTCGCTCGTCGGTCGCATCCGGCAGGACCAGTCGATCGCGGACGGTCGTGGGCTGGCGCTGTTCGTCAGCAACGACAACCTGCGCAAGGGTGCCGCGCTCAACGCGGTGCAGATCGCCGAGCTCGTGGTGGCCGACCGCCTGCGCGGGGGCGTGCCCGCCTGA
- a CDS encoding DUF5063 domain-containing protein, whose translation MSTTDEVQPDADLRDIARAVADEARSYLTTVTEVAAGTNPDASLPLLLLAVSDVLAAGARLGATQDVVPPLRFEPDLGPDPDVDPLRAGLANVFEGIDEYDEVVDPVLGSDVTQATVSGDLVSIAGALAQGLRHHETGQVLEALWWWQFSYLSDWGGRASSCLRTLQSMLGHLRLDVDDDVATEAEYDALQQ comes from the coding sequence ATGAGCACGACCGACGAGGTGCAGCCGGACGCCGACCTGCGCGACATCGCGCGCGCGGTGGCCGACGAGGCCCGCAGCTACCTGACGACGGTGACCGAGGTCGCCGCGGGTACGAACCCGGACGCGTCGCTGCCGTTGCTGCTGCTGGCTGTCTCCGACGTGCTGGCGGCGGGTGCGCGGCTGGGCGCGACGCAGGACGTCGTGCCGCCGTTGCGCTTCGAGCCCGATCTCGGCCCGGACCCGGACGTCGACCCGTTGCGGGCGGGTCTGGCGAACGTGTTCGAGGGGATCGACGAGTACGACGAGGTCGTCGACCCGGTGCTCGGCTCGGACGTGACGCAGGCGACGGTCTCGGGCGACCTGGTCTCGATCGCGGGCGCGTTGGCGCAGGGGTTGCGTCACCACGAGACGGGTCAGGTGCTCGAGGCCTTGTGGTGGTGGCAGTTCTCGTACCTGTCCGACTGGGGTGGTCGGGCGTCGAGCTGTCTGCGCACGCTGCAGTCGATGCTGGGCCACCTGCGGCTGGACGTCGACGACGACGTGGCCACCGAGGCGGAGTACGACGCGCTGCAGCAGTGA
- a CDS encoding organic hydroperoxide resistance protein — MSTLYTATATATGEGRAGRAVSDDGQLDLALAIPAALGGPGGGTNPEQLFAAGWAACFHSALRTVARAEKTTLADSSVIADISLLPDGNGGYKLQAALHVEIGGMDQAVAEQLVERAHQVCPYSNATRGNIDVVIDTTVG; from the coding sequence ATGAGCACGCTCTACACCGCCACGGCCACCGCCACCGGAGAGGGCCGCGCCGGACGCGCCGTCTCCGACGACGGCCAGCTCGACCTCGCGCTCGCGATCCCCGCCGCGCTCGGCGGCCCCGGCGGCGGCACCAACCCCGAGCAGCTGTTCGCCGCCGGCTGGGCCGCGTGCTTCCACTCCGCCCTGCGCACCGTCGCCCGCGCCGAGAAGACCACCCTCGCCGACAGCAGCGTCATCGCCGACATCTCCCTGCTGCCCGACGGCAACGGCGGCTACAAGCTCCAGGCCGCGCTGCACGTCGAGATCGGCGGGATGGACCAGGCCGTCGCCGAGCAGCTCGTCGAGCGCGCCCACCAGGTCTGCCCGTACTCCAACGCGACGCGCGGCAACATCGACGTCGTCATCGACACCACGGTCGGCTGA
- a CDS encoding TetR/AcrR family transcriptional regulator, whose translation MTTLSAPAGTVVGRPARDGGQSPVASRILEAAAVRFYTEGIRAVSADAVIADAGVTKATFYRHFPTKDDLVVAYLTVVAEREDARLDAWCTEHADDPAEVLRTYARAVGTQSCAPGFHGCPFINAAAEYPDPQHPVRLVVAEHRRRLLGTAADVLGRLGVHDPDAVALQLGMLRDGAMVAGDVGAPEAVTAALLRAGAAVVRAGRSGTDD comes from the coding sequence ATGACGACCCTGTCCGCCCCCGCCGGGACGGTCGTCGGCCGCCCCGCCCGCGACGGCGGGCAGTCGCCGGTCGCCTCACGCATCCTCGAAGCCGCCGCCGTGCGGTTCTACACCGAGGGCATCCGCGCGGTCAGCGCCGACGCCGTCATCGCCGACGCGGGCGTCACCAAGGCCACGTTCTACCGGCACTTCCCGACCAAGGACGACCTCGTCGTCGCCTACCTCACGGTCGTCGCCGAACGGGAGGACGCCCGGCTCGACGCTTGGTGCACCGAGCACGCCGACGACCCGGCCGAGGTCCTGCGCACCTACGCGCGCGCCGTGGGCACCCAGTCCTGCGCGCCCGGGTTCCACGGCTGCCCGTTCATCAACGCCGCCGCCGAGTACCCCGACCCGCAGCACCCGGTCCGGCTCGTGGTCGCCGAGCACCGCCGCCGCCTGCTCGGCACCGCGGCCGACGTGCTCGGGCGGCTCGGCGTGCACGACCCCGACGCCGTCGCGCTCCAGCTCGGCATGCTGCGCGACGGCGCGATGGTCGCCGGCGACGTCGGCGCGCCCGAGGCGGTCACGGCGGCGCTGCTGCGCGCCGGGGCGGCAGTCGTCCGCGCCGGCCGCTCGGGCACGGACGACTGA
- a CDS encoding ABC transporter ATP-binding protein, whose amino-acid sequence MPSPVDDTPPTEPAAPATPPGEEAPAAPVAALATVGAQRPDAASHGIVVRRLHRAFGPVKALDGIDLVARPGAVTALVGPNGSGKTTLLLVLAGLLVPDAGEVRVAGHDPVADGPQARARTGWMPDAFGTWDSLTAREVLLTFAAASWISPSVARRRVDELLATVHLSEFADRHASVLSRGQKQRLGLARALVHDPQVLLLDEPASGLDPRSRVDLRLLLRDLADQGRTILVSSHVLTELEEMADDAVFVSRGRTVTDAGIDATVDAPRAWRVRALSLAALTRWLTSVGAAWSPDDGGPDNHLAPPTDGPGAVLVQIAGDDGAATLIRDAVAAGVPLVSVAPAGGVLEQAYLALDEERR is encoded by the coding sequence ATGCCGAGCCCGGTCGACGACACCCCGCCCACGGAACCCGCTGCCCCCGCCACGCCACCCGGCGAGGAGGCGCCCGCCGCTCCCGTCGCGGCGCTCGCGACCGTCGGCGCGCAGCGGCCCGACGCGGCGAGCCACGGGATCGTCGTGCGGCGGCTGCACCGCGCGTTCGGGCCGGTGAAGGCCCTCGACGGGATCGACCTCGTCGCGCGTCCGGGTGCGGTCACCGCGCTCGTCGGGCCCAACGGCTCCGGCAAGACGACGCTCCTGCTCGTGCTGGCCGGTCTGCTGGTGCCGGACGCCGGGGAGGTGCGCGTCGCCGGGCACGACCCCGTGGCCGACGGCCCGCAGGCGCGGGCCCGCACCGGCTGGATGCCCGACGCGTTCGGCACCTGGGACTCCCTCACCGCCCGCGAGGTGCTCCTCACGTTCGCCGCAGCCTCGTGGATCTCTCCGTCGGTCGCCCGCCGCCGGGTCGACGAGCTGCTCGCGACCGTGCACCTGAGCGAGTTCGCCGACCGGCACGCGAGCGTGCTGTCCCGCGGGCAGAAGCAGCGTCTCGGCCTGGCCCGCGCCCTCGTGCACGACCCGCAGGTCCTGCTGCTCGACGAGCCCGCCAGCGGCCTGGACCCGCGCTCGCGCGTCGACCTGCGCCTGCTGCTGCGCGACCTGGCCGACCAGGGCCGCACCATCCTCGTCTCGAGCCACGTGCTGACCGAGCTCGAGGAGATGGCCGACGACGCCGTGTTCGTCTCCCGCGGCCGCACCGTCACCGACGCGGGCATCGACGCGACCGTGGACGCCCCCCGAGCCTGGCGCGTGCGGGCGCTGTCCCTGGCCGCGCTCACCCGGTGGCTCACGTCGGTGGGAGCCGCATGGAGCCCCGACGACGGCGGCCCGGACAACCACCTCGCACCACCGACCGACGGACCCGGTGCGGTGCTCGTCCAGATCGCCGGCGACGACGGCGCGGCGACCCTGATCCGAGACGCGGTCGCCGCCGGCGTCCCGCTGGTCTCGGTGGCCCCGGCCGGCGGTGTGCTCGAGCAGGCATACCTGGCACTCGACGAGGAGCGACGGTGA
- a CDS encoding aspartate kinase, with protein sequence MALIVQKYGGSSVADAASIKRVAKRVAEAKRAGNDVVVVVSAMGDTTDELIDLAQQVTPLPPQREMDILLTAGERISMALLAMAIHNLGVDAKSFTGQQAGVITDESYGKARIIDVSPSRIATTIAEGSVAIVAGFQGVNPSTNDVTTLGRGGSDTTAVALAAALKADVCEIYTDVDGVFTADPRIVPAARKIDRISYDEMLEMAASGAKVLVLRCVEYARRYGVPVHVRSSFTSHPGTLVTDAPAPATETATDPATDPAIDPATAEGATMEQPIIAGVAHDRSEAKITVVGVPDVPGKAARIFEVVASAGVNIDMIVQNVSVAATGLTDISFTLPATDGAAATSKLTEHQPEIGFASLQYDDTIGKLSLIGAGMKSHPGVSARLFAALSEAGINIEMISTSEIRISVVTRADSLDEAVRAVHTAFELDSESDEAVVYGGTGR encoded by the coding sequence GTGGCCCTGATCGTGCAGAAGTACGGCGGCTCGTCCGTCGCTGACGCCGCCAGCATCAAGCGCGTCGCGAAGCGGGTCGCCGAGGCCAAGCGCGCGGGCAACGACGTGGTCGTCGTGGTCTCCGCGATGGGTGACACGACCGACGAGCTCATCGACCTCGCGCAGCAGGTCACCCCGCTACCGCCGCAGCGCGAGATGGACATCCTGCTCACGGCCGGCGAGCGCATCTCGATGGCGCTGCTGGCCATGGCCATCCACAACCTGGGCGTCGACGCGAAGTCGTTCACGGGTCAGCAGGCCGGTGTCATCACCGACGAGTCGTACGGCAAGGCGCGCATCATCGACGTCTCGCCGAGCCGGATCGCGACGACGATCGCCGAGGGGTCCGTCGCGATCGTCGCCGGGTTCCAGGGGGTCAACCCCTCCACCAACGACGTCACGACCCTGGGGCGCGGCGGCTCGGACACCACGGCCGTCGCGCTCGCCGCGGCGCTCAAGGCCGACGTCTGCGAGATCTACACCGACGTCGACGGCGTGTTCACCGCCGACCCGCGCATCGTGCCGGCGGCCCGCAAGATCGACCGCATCAGCTACGACGAGATGCTCGAGATGGCCGCGTCCGGCGCCAAGGTGCTCGTGCTGCGCTGCGTCGAGTACGCCCGCCGGTACGGCGTGCCGGTGCACGTGCGCTCGTCGTTCACGTCCCACCCGGGCACGCTGGTCACCGACGCGCCCGCGCCCGCCACCGAGACCGCAACAGATCCCGCCACAGATCCCGCCATCGATCCCGCCACTGCCGAGGGAGCCACCATGGAGCAGCCGATCATCGCCGGCGTCGCGCACGACCGCAGCGAGGCCAAGATCACCGTGGTCGGCGTGCCCGACGTGCCGGGCAAGGCCGCCCGGATCTTCGAGGTCGTCGCGTCCGCGGGCGTCAACATCGACATGATCGTGCAGAACGTGTCGGTCGCCGCCACGGGTCTGACGGACATCTCCTTCACGCTGCCGGCCACGGACGGTGCGGCCGCGACGTCCAAGCTCACCGAGCACCAGCCGGAGATCGGCTTCGCGTCGCTGCAGTACGACGACACGATCGGCAAGCTCTCGCTCATCGGCGCGGGCATGAAGTCGCACCCGGGCGTCTCGGCCCGGCTGTTCGCCGCGCTGTCCGAAGCCGGCATCAACATCGAGATGATCTCGACCTCGGAGATCCGCATCTCCGTGGTCACGCGGGCGGACTCCCTCGACGAGGCGGTGCGCGCGGTGCACACGGCGTTCGAGCTGGACTCCGAGTCGGACGAGGCCGTCGTGTACGGCGGGACCGGAAGGTGA
- a CDS encoding ABC transporter permease has translation MSTVTLDEHQPPEESGPVLVPPTRRSPWSMTWHGVRTVAVLDLRQRVRSTRWAVALVAWFLVVGAITLLSTGAISSTWGSSGSRAEYGPLLFGVVTFLVLGLGLLVTPTLTSTAVNGDRNAGTLATLQVTLLTPAEIAMGKLLAAWVASLAFLAISVPFLALALAFGGTPVWAIVRVVVLVALLLVAVCGIGIGFSALTARTAGSTVLTFVAVATLTIFSLIFYAVTFPSITTTEQVRVYGTPATWDYSSNDIPECEWSTESRDVMHTERTWWLLGINPFVIVADGAGTGDLENRTDPLAGIRDGVRTLRAGPDPELDECWTYGNDSTADDVVVQRAEPTSTPVWPWGLAFNLLLGAGGFAVAVRRLTVPQRVLPRGTRVA, from the coding sequence ATGAGCACGGTGACCCTCGACGAGCACCAGCCCCCCGAGGAGTCCGGCCCGGTGCTCGTGCCGCCGACCCGCCGCAGCCCGTGGAGCATGACGTGGCACGGCGTGCGGACCGTCGCGGTGCTCGACCTTCGCCAGCGCGTCCGCTCGACCCGGTGGGCCGTCGCGCTCGTCGCGTGGTTCCTCGTCGTCGGTGCCATCACGCTCCTGTCGACGGGCGCGATCTCGTCGACCTGGGGCTCGTCGGGCAGCCGGGCCGAGTACGGGCCGCTGCTGTTCGGCGTCGTCACGTTCCTGGTGCTCGGGCTCGGTCTGCTCGTCACCCCGACGCTGACGTCCACGGCCGTCAACGGCGACCGCAACGCCGGCACGCTCGCGACCCTGCAGGTCACGCTGCTCACCCCCGCCGAGATCGCCATGGGCAAGCTGCTGGCCGCCTGGGTGGCGTCGCTGGCGTTCCTGGCGATCAGCGTGCCGTTCCTCGCTCTGGCGCTCGCCTTCGGCGGCACGCCCGTGTGGGCGATCGTGCGCGTGGTCGTGCTCGTCGCGCTGCTGCTCGTGGCCGTCTGCGGCATCGGCATCGGGTTCTCCGCGCTGACCGCGCGCACCGCGGGCTCGACGGTCCTCACGTTCGTCGCCGTCGCGACGCTGACGATCTTCTCGCTGATCTTCTACGCGGTGACGTTCCCGTCGATCACCACGACCGAGCAGGTCCGCGTCTACGGCACACCGGCCACCTGGGACTACTCCTCGAACGACATCCCGGAGTGCGAGTGGAGTACGGAGAGCCGCGACGTCATGCACACCGAGCGCACCTGGTGGCTGCTGGGGATCAACCCGTTCGTGATCGTCGCCGACGGCGCGGGCACCGGTGACCTCGAGAACCGCACCGACCCGCTCGCCGGGATCCGCGACGGCGTGCGCACGCTGCGCGCCGGGCCGGACCCGGAGCTCGACGAGTGCTGGACGTACGGCAACGACTCGACCGCCGACGACGTCGTCGTGCAGCGGGCCGAGCCGACGTCGACCCCGGTCTGGCCGTGGGGCCTGGCGTTCAACCTGCTGCTCGGTGCGGGCGGGTTCGCGGTGGCCGTGCGACGGCTGACGGTCCCCCAGCGCGTCCTGCCGCGGGGCACCCGCGTCGCCTGA
- the recR gene encoding recombination mediator RecR, whose amino-acid sequence MYEGAVQDLIDELGRLPGVGPKSAQRIAFHVLAADPADVRRLVDALTEVKARVRFCAVCGNVAQEEQCRICRDPRRQLSVICVVEEPKDVVAIERTREFRGRYHVLGGAINPIAGIGPDDLRIKDLMTRLADGTVTEVILATDPNVEGEATATYLARLLVPMGLTVSRLASGLPVGGDLEYADEVTLGRAFEGRRRINA is encoded by the coding sequence GTGTACGAGGGCGCGGTCCAGGACCTGATCGACGAGCTCGGGCGGTTGCCCGGGGTCGGTCCCAAGAGTGCCCAGCGGATCGCGTTCCACGTGCTCGCGGCCGATCCGGCGGATGTGCGGCGGCTGGTCGACGCGCTCACCGAGGTCAAGGCCCGGGTGCGGTTCTGCGCCGTGTGCGGCAACGTCGCGCAGGAGGAGCAGTGCCGGATCTGCCGTGACCCGCGGCGTCAGCTGTCGGTGATCTGCGTGGTCGAGGAGCCGAAGGACGTGGTCGCGATCGAGCGCACGCGCGAGTTCCGTGGCCGCTATCACGTGCTCGGCGGGGCCATCAATCCGATCGCCGGCATCGGTCCGGACGACCTGCGGATCAAGGACCTCATGACGCGGCTCGCGGACGGCACTGTCACGGAGGTCATCCTCGCGACCGACCCGAACGTCGAGGGCGAGGCCACGGCGACGTACCTGGCGCGGCTGCTGGTGCCGATGGGTCTGACGGTCAGCCGCCTGGCCTCGGGGCTGCCGGTCGGCGGGGACCTGGAGTACGCCGACGAGGTCACGCTGGGGCGGGCGTTCGAGGGTCGTCGCCGCATCAACGCGTAG